ACAACGATAACCCAGGCTGGCACGCCACCTGGACCGCCTTCTACTGGGCGTGGACAATTTGTTGGGCGCCGTTCGTCGGCATGTTTTTCGCTCGTATTTCCAAAGGGCGCAGTGTGCGCGCTTTCATCGGCGGCACCATTTTATTGCCGACAGTTTTCGACCTGATCTGGTTTTCCATTTTCGGGCGCGCCGCCACCGAGATAGAGGCGCAGAACCCGGGAGTGCTGACGGGGCCGGTTGTTGAAGACGGTGACACTCCGCAGGCCCTGTTTACTTTGCTGTCGCAGTACCCGCTGTACGCGGCGATGGGCACCTTGGCTTTGGTGGTGATCACCTTCTACTTCGTTACCTCCATGGATTCTGCCGCGATGGTGATGGATATGTTCGCCTCCGGTGAGGAAAGCAAAACCCCGGCGGTTTACCGGGTTGGTTGGGTCGTGGCCATCGGTGTGGTCACGGCAGCGTTGCTGTTCATCAACGACACGGGCATTGAGGCATTGCAGCAAGTGGTCATCATTATTGCGTTGCCGTTTTTCTTCACCTACTTCATTATGATGTACTCGCTGATCAAGGCGATGAACGATGATTCGGCGGCGCGCCCGCCGGTGCGGACCCGGCAGTGGGAAAAAACCGACAGCGCCGAGAAGCTTGAGGAGGCAGAAAACCGCCCCGCGCCGGGTTATGACGCTGAGGGCAACGAGGTTCAGCGCCCCGAGTTGATCTACGACGATGAGGTCGGTGGCTGGCGTCTGAGTGAGCCTTTGCTTTCCGACGTCTCTACAAAACCTGATCGGCCCAACTGACTAGGCCGTCAAAGCTTGACGAGGCCACCGCGTGCTCCCGCCGCGGAATCCGGCCCGCCCCGGCTGCCAACGCCCCGGCCTCGACAGCCAAACGCATAGCCTGGGCCATCGCCACCGGATCCTGGGAGCGGTTGACCGCGCTGGCCAATAAAACCCCGTCGCAGCCAAGTTCCATGGCTAGGGCCGCGTCGGAGGCGGTGCCCACTCCGGCGTCGATCAGAATTGGCACTTCGGCCCGCGCACAGATCAGCTCGATGTTGTGCGGGTTGAGAATACCCAAACCGGTGCCGATGGGAGCGCCCAAAGGCATCACGGCTGCCGCCCCGGCATCCTCCAGACGCTTCGCAGCTACTGGGTCGTCGGAAGTGTAGGCCATAACGGTGAAGTTGTCGTCGACAAGCATCTCCACCGCATCAAGAGTTTCGACCACATCGGGCAAAAGGGTACGGTCATCCGCAATGACCTCCAATTTGACCCAGTTCGTGCCCAGCGCCTCACGCGCCAGCTTCGCGGTAATTACCGCGTCGCGTGCCGTGCGGCAGCCTGCCGTGTTAGGCAACGGCGCCACCCCCAAGCGCTGCAACAGCTCAAAGATGGATTCGCCGGCACCGGTCGTGGCCGCATGGCGACGCATCGCCACCGTGGTCAGTTCGGTGCCGGAGGCCACCAACGCCTTTTCCAGCATGTCCTGCGAACTGGCGCCGCCAGTGCCCATGATCAGACGTGAGCTGAACTCTTTATTTGCGATGCGCAGCATAGCCCTCTAACCTCCCTGCACCGCAGTGAGGATGTCCACGTGAGCGCCCTCGGCAAGCTCGGTGGTGCCCCACGCTGAGCGGGGAACCACCTCTCCGTCGACGGCAACAGCAGTGCCAGCGCCAGGCGCTTCACCCAACACCTCCACGGTGAGTTCTTCCACGGTGCGCGCCTCAATGGTGCGCGCAGCGGCGTTGACAAAAATGTTCATTGCGTTCTCCTGTCGGTGGCGTGGCGTTCGGGGGCGCACGCCGAAAGGTCGATGGACGGGGTGCGGTTTTCCACCAGCTCCGCGCCGCAGCGCGCGGCCAGCGAGGCAAGAAGGATGCCGTGGCGGAAGTAGCCGCTGGAGACGACCACCCGCTCGCTGATCCGCCCCAAATAGGGCAGATCGTCCGGGGTGCCGGGGCGGGCGCCGGCGGTGGCCTCCACAAAGTCGCAGTCTTCCACGCCGGGAACAATCTCAATGGCGTCGCGCAGCAGTTGATGTACTCCGCTGACCTGCGGATCTGGGCGGTCGTCCTCGCGGCTTGTCGCCCCCAACGTGAGAGTGCGGTCTGCGCGGGGGATCAAATAAATCGGCCGGTTTTCCACGAAGCCACGCACCACGTGGTTGATGAGCGGGTACTGGTGCTGCGGCACCCACAGTTGCACAACATCGCCGTAGACCGGCCGCAGATCCAGCAACCCGCCAGTTAACTCGCGCGCACCGAGGCCAGCGCACACAATGACCTGGTCGGCGTCGACCGCGTCGAGGTCAGTGACCCTTTCTTCGATGAAGTCCACACCGGCGCTTTCGCAGGCGCGGTAAAGCGCGCGGGTGAACAGGCGCGGCTGGACTTGGTGGTCACCTTCAATGCGCACAGCCCCGGCCAGCGCTGGGGACAACGCCGGCTCCAGCTTTCGGGCCGCGCGGGTGGTGAGCTGTTCAACCTGCATTCCATGGGCGTGCTGGTAGGCGCGCAACTGTTCTAGGTGCGTGCGGTCGGCGCGGTCGCGGGCAACAACCAAGGTTCCCTCGGTGCGGTAGCCGGTAGGCGCGTGTGTGTACTTTTCTGTTAACCGGATCAGCTCCGGATACCAGGCGGCGGCCTGGGCCATCAGCGGAAACAGAGGCTCTTGTTTATAAACCACCTCCGCTGTGGGCGCCAGCATCCCGCCCGCGTGGTGGGAGGCACCGGACAGTGGGGCGAAGTCAAAAACCTTCACGTTGTGGCCGCGGTGCGCCAAGGTCAAAGCCGTAGCTAGCCCAATGATGCCGGCGCCGATGACGGCAACGCTGCGTTTAGTCATCTCGTTTCCAGCCTATTTCTGGACAGGGCGCCGCAGCCTCATGCGGCGGTGCGCAACACCGGCGTCGAGGAACTCCTCGCCTTCCGCGACGAAGCCGTATTTGTTGTAGTAGCCGACTAGACCAGACTGAGCGTCGATAAGCAAGTCGCCGTCCCAGCGCCGGGTGAAGTCTATGCAACCAAGAACAATCTCGCGGCCCAGGCCCGTGCCGCGCGCCTGGGCCGCGACAACGAAACGGCCGAAACGGGAGCCGGTGGAAGTGGGAAACACCCGCGCGCAGCCAAGCAGTCGGCCATTGGTGTCGCGGGCGAGCACGTG
The Corynebacterium sp. BD556 genome window above contains:
- a CDS encoding thiazole synthase is translated as MLRIANKEFSSRLIMGTGGASSQDMLEKALVASGTELTTVAMRRHAATTGAGESIFELLQRLGVAPLPNTAGCRTARDAVITAKLAREALGTNWVKLEVIADDRTLLPDVVETLDAVEMLVDDNFTVMAYTSDDPVAAKRLEDAGAAAVMPLGAPIGTGLGILNPHNIELICARAEVPILIDAGVGTASDAALAMELGCDGVLLASAVNRSQDPVAMAQAMRLAVEAGALAAGAGRIPRREHAVASSSFDGLVSWADQVL
- the thiS gene encoding sulfur carrier protein ThiS — encoded protein: MNIFVNAAARTIEARTVEELTVEVLGEAPGAGTAVAVDGEVVPRSAWGTTELAEGAHVDILTAVQGG
- the thiO gene encoding glycine oxidase ThiO, with protein sequence MTKRSVAVIGAGIIGLATALTLAHRGHNVKVFDFAPLSGASHHAGGMLAPTAEVVYKQEPLFPLMAQAAAWYPELIRLTEKYTHAPTGYRTEGTLVVARDRADRTHLEQLRAYQHAHGMQVEQLTTRAARKLEPALSPALAGAVRIEGDHQVQPRLFTRALYRACESAGVDFIEERVTDLDAVDADQVIVCAGLGARELTGGLLDLRPVYGDVVQLWVPQHQYPLINHVVRGFVENRPIYLIPRADRTLTLGATSREDDRPDPQVSGVHQLLRDAIEIVPGVEDCDFVEATAGARPGTPDDLPYLGRISERVVVSSGYFRHGILLASLAARCGAELVENRTPSIDLSACAPERHATDRRTQ
- a CDS encoding GNAT family N-acetyltransferase — its product is MIDFLHLDEMTSREAFELFRLRVDVFVAEQQCPYNELDDIDIQPDTFHVLARDTNGRLLGCARVFPTSTGSRFGRFVVAAQARGTGLGREIVLGCIDFTRRWDGDLLIDAQSGLVGYYNKYGFVAEGEEFLDAGVAHRRMRLRRPVQK